In Candidatus Angelobacter sp., the sequence GGTACGCGGCGGACGCCTGAGCCACGCTTTTACCGGTGGGCCAGCAACCGAACGAGCCGCGCGCCAATGAGCAGCGACACAACCAGCAGGGTTGCGCCGGACGCGCGCGACATTTTCAGGAGCGTGTTGGTCGAAAATCGCCCGTGCCTTCGTGCGGCGAGGAAGCTCAACAGCGTGAACCAGGCGAAGCAGCCGAGCGCCACGCCGAGGAGACAGGCGCCCTTGCTGGGCCAGGTGTCGTTCATCCGATCGTGCGCGATGAACGTGGCCGCGGCGGTGATCCACCACAGCAACACGCCCGGGTTGCCGAGACAACGGACGAACCCGGTCCAGAAGGCCGTGTGTGGATGGAGGCGGTGTTCGATGGACTCGACACTGCGCGTGGTGGCGGGCAGCGAACGCGCCAGCAGATATTTCACGCCGAGACCGAGCATCAACAGGAAGCTGACCAGTTCCATCGTCGCCTTGACCCACCGCGAATCGAACAGGGGAGCGAATCCGGCAAACGCAACGGCGCAGTAGATCACCTCCATGATCGTCGCCCCCAGGCCGATGAGGAACGCCCAGCCGAAGCCACGCACCGCGCCTTCGTTCACAATGGAAATGTTGATGGGCCCGACCGGAATCGAAACGAGAAACCCGCTCAGAAAACCAGTGAGGGCGGGTATCAGGTAATCAGAGAGACTGGCCATGCAAGGCTACGGGGAAGGTTCCTCCTCGTCGTCTTCTTCCTCGATATCGTGAACCATCTTGCGCGACAGCCGCGGGCGGATGAAGCCGTAAACAAGATAGGCCGTAAAAAAAAGCGGCAGCAACACAGGAATGACCTGGTGCCAGGCAATGAGGAAAAATCCGACGGCCACAATGGTGACGACCATCTTTGGAAATGTCCGGCGGGCGCGCCAGTCGAATTTTTTGAACGACGGATACTTCACCTCGCTGACCATCATGACGGACAGAAACACCAGAATGACCGGCAGCGAGTAGCGCCAGGGAGTCCGTACGAACCGTTCATCGAGCCATTCGTGCTCATCCAGCCACAACAGGAACAGGGTAATCGAGGCGACGAGACCGGCGGCCGAAGGAATGGGAAATCCAAGGAATTCGTTGCCGCCGCTGCCTTGCGCCTGCATGGCGAGACAATTGAAGCGCGCGAGCCGGAACGCGCCGCAGATCAAATAGATGGACGCGATGAACCAGCCGAATTCGGGGTG encodes:
- a CDS encoding LysE family transporter; this translates as MASLSDYLIPALTGFLSGFLVSIPVGPINISIVNEGAVRGFGWAFLIGLGATIMEVIYCAVAFAGFAPLFDSRWVKATMELVSFLLMLGLGVKYLLARSLPATTRSVESIEHRLHPHTAFWTGFVRCLGNPGVLLWWITAAATFIAHDRMNDTWPSKGACLLGVALGCFAWFTLLSFLAARRHGRFSTNTLLKMSRASGATLLVVSLLIGARLVRLLAHR
- the pssA gene encoding CDP-diacylglycerol--serine O-phosphatidyltransferase, with amino-acid sequence MATEINNPPANETGSGKLRIYLLPNLLTAGNLFCGFLALTRIVEADITDANFAKVIRNAIFFIILACVFDLLDGRVARLGGYESPFGREFDSLADIISFGAAPAFLVHRVVLRDVFASHPEFGWFIASIYLICGAFRLARFNCLAMQAQGSGGNEFLGFPIPSAAGLVASITLFLLWLDEHEWLDERFVRTPWRYSLPVILVFLSVMMVSEVKYPSFKKFDWRARRTFPKMVVTIVAVGFFLIAWHQVIPVLLPLFFTAYLVYGFIRPRLSRKMVHDIEEEDDEEEPSP